One part of the Glycine soja cultivar W05 chromosome 11, ASM419377v2, whole genome shotgun sequence genome encodes these proteins:
- the LOC114373409 gene encoding protein ROOT HAIR DEFECTIVE 3 homolog 1-like yields the protein MANNEKCCSTQLIDGDGAFNVAGIENFMKEVKLSECGLSYAVVSIMGPQSSGKSTLLNSLFCTNFTEMDAFKGRSQTTRGIWMARCVGIEPCTLVMDLEGTDGRERGEDDTTFEKQSALFALAISDIVLINMWCHDIGREQAANKPLLKTVFQVMMRLFSPRKTTMLFVIRDKTKTPLENLEPVLREDIQKIWDSVPKPDAHKETPLSEFFIVEVVALSSFEEKEEQFKEQVANLRQRFYHSIAPGGLAGDRRGVVPASGFSFSAQEIWKIIKENKDLDLPAHKVMVATVRCEEIANEKYDLFATNKDWCELEEAVQSGPISGFGKKLNSLITTCLSEYDAEANYFDEGVRSAKQKQLQEKLFQLVQPTFQIALGHIRSGILDKFKEAFDKALNGGEGFSSAANKCIEFYMAQFDEGCADVVIEIANWDTSKGREKLQREIDAHVASVRASKMSELVSSYEEKLKEALSAPVETLLDGANSDTWPSIRKLLNRETQSAVSGFSVELIRFDVDEQQKKSMIVSLEDYAKGVIEAKAREEAGRVLISMKDRFMTLFSHDSDSMPRIWTGKEDVRAITKSARSSCLKLLSVMAVIRLDDGDDIYDIEKTLIVALADSSSSYAKDKSTMAVEPLASSTWDQVPPSKTLITPVQCKSLWRQFKMETEYSVSQAISAQEANNRSRHWLPPPWAIVALLILGFNEFMTLLRNPLYLGVIFVGYLLIKALWAQLDITGEFRHGALPGIISLSSKFVPTIMNLIRKLAEEGHGRHAAKVPAGRVTSSSASSSVTSSGNGAEYTSSSKYE from the exons ATGG CGAACAATGAGAAATGTTGTTCCACTCAACTTATTGATGGAGATGGTGCATTCAATGTTGCCGGGATTGAAAACTTCATGAAAGAGGTTAAATTAAGTGAATGTGGGCTTTCCTATGCCGTAGTTTCTATTATGGGTCCACAAAGTAGTG GCAAGAGCACGCTCTTAAATAGTTTGTTTTGCACTAACTTCACAGAGATGGATGCATTTAAGGGAAG GTCTCAAACAACCAGAGGAATTTGGATGGCTAGATGTGTTGGCATAGAGCCTTGTACACTTGTGATGGATTTGGAGGGTACTGATGGAAGAGAACGTGGAGAG GATGATACTACATTTGAAAAGCAAAGTGCTTTATTTGCTTTGGCTATCTCTGATATAGTGCTAATAAACAT GTGGTGCCATGACATTGGTCGCGAACAAGCTGCAAATAAGCCGCTGTTAAAAACTGTGTTTCAG GTCATGATGAGATTGTTTAGTCCACGCAAAACAACAATGTTGTTTGTCATACGTGATAAGACAAAG ACACCGCTTGAAAATTTAGAGCCTGTTTTGCGCGAAGATATTCAGAAG ATATGGGACTCTGTTCCTAAACCAGATGCTCATAAAGAAACCCCATTAAGTGAATTTTTCATT GTTGAAGTTGTTGCTCTTTCTAGTTTCgaagaaaaggaagaacaaTTTAAGGAGCAG GTTGCCAACTTGAGGCAACGATTCTATCATTCTATCGCTCCAGGTGGGCTTGCAGGGGATCGGCGTGGAGTAGTTCCTGCTTCAGGCTTTTCTTTTAGTGCTCAAGAAATCTGGAAAATCATAAAGGAGAACAAGGATCTCGACCTTCCTGCCCACAAG GTAATGGTTGCTACTGTACGATGTGAAGAAATTGCTAACGAGAAATATGACCTTTTTGCTACAAATAAG GATTGGTGTGAGTTGGAAGAGGCTGTGCAATCTGGCCCTATTTCTGGATTTGGCAAAAAGCTCAATTCACTCATTACCACTTGTCTTTCAGA GTATGATGCTGAAGCCAACTATTTTGACGAAGGTGTGAGATCTGCAAAACAAAAgcaacttcaagaaaaattgtttcaa CTTGTCCAACCAACATTCCAAATTGCGCTGGGACATATAAGGTCCGGAATTTTGGATAAGTTCAAGGAAGCATTTGACAAGGCATTGAATGGAGGGGAAGGGTTTTCATCTGCTGCCAATAAGTGCATAGAGTTTTATATGGCTCAGTTTGATGAAGGATGTGCAG ATGTTGTTATTGAAATAGCAAACTGGGATACATCTAAAGGGAGGGAGAAGCTACAACGTGAAATTGATGCACATGTTGCATCCGTGCGAGCATCTAAGATGTCAGAACTTGTTTCATCATATGAG GAAAAACTAAAGGAGGCCTTGTCTGCACCTGTTGAAACTCTATTGGATGGAGCTAATAGTGATACTTGGCCATCAATAAGGAAACTTCTTAATCGTGAGACTCAATCAGCTGTTTCTGGGTTCTCTGTTGAACTTATCAGATTTGATGTGGatgaacaacaaaaaaagagCATGATTGTGAGTTTAGAGGATTATGCTAAGGGTGTGATAGAAGCCAAGGCTAGGGAAGAAGCTGGCAGAGTTCTAATAAGTATGAAGGACAG GTTTATGACATTGTTTAGTCATGATTCTGATTCAATGCCTCGTATTTGGACGGGAAAAGAAGATGTTCGAGCCATCACCAAGTCTGCCCGCTCTTCC TGCTTGAAGTTGTTGTCTGTAATGGCTGTAATTCGCTTGGATGATGGTGATGACATTTATGACATCGAGAAAACATTAATAGTTGCATTGGCAGATTCATCAAGCAGTTATGCTAAAGATAAGAGCACCATGGCAGTTGAACCACTAGCTTCAAGCACTTGGGATCAG gTACCACCCTCTAAAACATTGATCACACCTGTCCAATGCAAATCCTTGTGGAGGCAATTCAAGATGGAGACAGAATATAGTGTCTCTCAGGCCATTTCTGCACAG gAAGCCAACAATCGTAGCAGGCACTGGTTACCTCCACCATGGGCGATTGTGGCTTTGCTTATTCTTGgatttaatgaatttatgacACTTTTAAG AAATCCCTTGTATTTAGGTGTCATCTTCGTTGGCTATCTTCTCATTAAAGCCCTATGGGCGCAGCTTGACATTACGGGTGAATTTCGCCATGGAGCT cTTCCCGGAATCATCTCCTTGTCTAGCAAGTTTGTTCCAACTATCATGAACCTTATCAGAAAACTAGCAGAGGAGGGACATGGGCGCCATGCAGCTAAGGTTCCCGCTGGTAGAGTTACGTCATCTAGTGCTTCATCTAGTGTAACTTCATCGGGCAATGGAGCCGAGTATACGAGttcatcaaaatatgagtag